A segment of the Bacteriovorax sp. PP10 genome:
AAAGTTTTCTGCGCTTCGGGCACTTCCAGTATTTTGCTCACACCAATCAATTAGAAGAATTAAAGACACTGGTTGAATTTGCCATTGAAAATTATTTTAGTGCCTATAAAGATCATCCAAATCGTTATGTTTTATTTTTCCAGGATATTGTGAAGAGGACAGCAAAGCTTTTTGCCGGCTGGCAGTCAGTAGGATTTTGTCACGGGGTTTTAAATACCGACAACATGTCTATCTTAGGCCTGACTCTGGATTACGGCCCTTATGGATTTATCAATCACTTCGATCAGGATCATGTGTGCAATCACTCGGATCACGAAGGACGATACAGTCTTGGCAATCAGCCTTCGATTGGAATGTGGAATTTACAGATGTTAGGAATTGCTCTTGAGAGTTTAATTCCGGAAGTTGATAGAAAGAGAACGCTTGAAACATACCCTCAGATTTTCTTAGTTGAATACAGAAGACTGCTTTTAGAAAAATGTGGTCTTTATAAACAACAGGCGGAAGATGAAGATTTCCTGCGTACAATGTTGAATATGCTGGTGTTCACTGAACTTGATTACACTCAGTTTTTCAGAGGTCTTTCTCGTTATGAAAAAGATTCTAAAAAAATAGCAGGGATTGAGACTCCAGAAAATCTAATCAATTGGCTTGATAGCTATGATGCCCGCTTGAATCTCGAAGAGACAACGCAGGCAGATCGCCATGCGAAAATGCTTTTAGTGAATCCTAAATTTATTCTAAGAAACTATCTTGCTCAAATGGCCATTGATGATTTATCTCTGGTGCCAAAAATGTATGAAGTCATGACGAATCCATTTACCGAATGGAGTGAAGTCGAGGAGTGGGCAGCGCCTGCTCCATTAAAATATAGAAATCTCTCAGTGAGTTGCTCTTCGTAAATTAAACCAAGGAAGTGTTTATGAAAGTTTTAGTATTTGGTTATTCAGAAAATCCAGATCGCTATTCTTATATGGCGGCCGAGCTTTTGAAAGATTATAAACATGAAACGATTACGATTAATCCACGTCAGGAAGAGGAACTAAAAAAAATTAATACGGACTATCATACCCTGACTTTATACGTGAATCCCACGATCTCTGATAAATACCAGGACATGCTCTTAAAATCGAAACCTAAGCGGGTTATTTTTAATCCTGGGACGGAAAATCCCGTACTGCAGAAGAAGTTCGAGACCATGGGGGCCGAGGTCGTCATTGGCTGTACACTCGTCATGCTAAGAACCAACCAGTTTAATTGAGTATTATAACTGATCAGATCACTCTCGTTATTTATTCTTGCTCAGAATCAAGATTGGCCTTTTAATTAGTGTAATAAACTTTTTCACTTGGTGAGGTCTATGAAATTAACTGGTTTAATAATGTGTCTTATTTTGAGTTCTCAAACTAGCTTTGCCCAAAGTAAGGGACCAAAAAAACAATTTCATGTGAACACGGCCGTTCGCCATAAGATGAATGACATCTCTGGAACCATCAGACAACTTGGGCCATATATTGCTTCTGAGCAGGAATTCGTCAAAGAGAAAAATAAGAAGTTCATTCAAAAAAATCTTTTAGAGCTAACAGAGTTATTTAAAAATATTAAATCTCATCCGGTTATCGCCACTCAAGGTCTTTCTATCAACCAGACTGTTATGACTGAACAGTTAGAGCAGACGGTGAACCTTTTTAAGACGGATAAAAGATCGCAGGCGAGAGCTAAGTTTACGGCCGCCCTTAATCTTTGTGTGAATTGCCATACGCAATCCCCGGGACAGGCACTGCCAAAACTTTTCCAGGATAAAGACATCAATAAAATGAAACTTACGAGTTTTGAAAAAGCAGAGCTTTATTACATTGGGCGCGACTATGAAAAGGCGATGCCATTGTATGATCAGTTTTTAATGAAGAGTAAAAAAACAGATGACGATGAGTTTATTTTAAAAGCTCTTGAGCGCGAACTTATCTATTTTGTGAAAATTAGAAAAAGTTTTGCTGAAGGGAAAGCGCAATTCGATAAATACTTAAAGGCCGGATTATTTAACGAAAAAATCCAGGAAGAAGTAAATGAGTGGAGCAGAACTTTAGGTGGCAAGAGTTTATGGGAAAATTATCACCCGGAAACAGCACGCGAAGAAGAAATGGAAAAATTCATGAAAGGCTTTATCGCTGATGATGAAGAAGGTCCGATTTTTACTGTAACGAATTCATCAGAAGTTTACGATTTGAATTTATCGACGATTCTACTTGATTATTACAATTCTCACCCAGAGACAAAACTAGGTGGAAAGATCCTTTATTGGCTGGCGATTTTAGATAAACGTATCAATGACGATTTATTTTTCTCAGTCGGGGATTACTATTTACTGTCATGTATGGAAAAATATAATAAGGATCCGATTGCGAAGGAATGTTTTGATGCCTACCAAGAGGACCTGGAGATTAACTACATCTCTAAAGACAGAAAGACTTTTCCTCCGGAAGTTATCGAAAGATTAAATTCGCTTAAAAAATTAATTAACTACGTCGACGCTGAATAAAAAGCGAGGGGCGATATCTTATTCTTTAAAACTGTTTAGTAGAATAATGGATGACTAATCCAAATATAAATTTAAGGTGAAATTAATGTCAAAAAAACTGCTTTTACTGTCTTTCATTAGTTTCCAGATTTTCCAGGCCAGTACTGGTTTTAGTGCAGACACTAAGACAGAGGCCAAGCAGATTATGGATGGTGTCTATGAATCATTTGTAAAAGTTGTGCCTTATGTTTATTCGGATGAAAAGAAACTCGAAGGCTTGCGTACTGATGCCGATCAAAAAGAAAGACTTTTAAAAAACCTGACAGATATTTCTGAATTTTTTAAGAGTGCCCGCCACGTTGAATACTTTCAGCGCCCGGGATTCAGACCCAGCCTGGAAACGATCAATCACCATATGAGTGATACGATCAATGCTGTGAAGGGAAACAATTATATCTTCGCTCAAAAACGTTTAAAGGCCCTGACTGCATTATGTATCTCATGCCATTCTCAGCTTTCAGAAAGTGCTGCTGAAAACACTTTTGGTAATGCTATCAAGAAGGTGAAGAGAGATAACTTTGATTCTGATTTTGCCTATGGAAATTACTTATTTTTAGTCCGCCGTTTTAGTGAGTCTGAAAAGTACTTTGATCTTGCCATTGAACAATCTCTTAAAGATCAAACAGAAGAAGAGTTGTATCCATCACTTCGTCGCTTGATTTCAATTAATACAAAAATTGAATTGAATCCTAAAAAGGCCAATCAGTTTATTGATCGTTATATCTCTAATCCAAAACTTCCACCGCTGGCGAAACATACTCTTCAGACATGGAAGAAATCTTTAGGGAAGTGGAAGAATTTTAATACTAAAAAAATTAAATCAATTGATGGCTTTATTAAAACTTACCTGGCACCTCTTGAAGTAGAGAAGGGAGAAACGGCCGGTGGGGAAAATGATGTTACACTTTTAGTTGGTTCAGGAGTCCTTTCAAAATACTTAAACGACTCACCAAAAACCAAACTTGCTCCAGAAATTCTGTACTGGTTATCAATTGCAGAGAGACGTTTAAGTAACACTTATTTCTTTTCACTAAGTGATCTCTATTTAAAAGACTGCGTGAAACTTTACCCGAAATCAAAGTACGCCCGTAAATGTTTCAACGAATATGCTGAAAATATCGAATTTGGTTACAGCGGCTCAGGAGGGACGGATATTCCCATCGAGGAAAAACAGGAACTTGAGCGCTTGAAAGGCTTCTTGAAGTAACTTTTTCTTGATGTTTTTGCTCCGCCTGATTAAGATGAAAAAAACAAATTAAAGGACACTGTAATGAGCGAAGAAACTAAAACTGAGAATACTGAACACGCTACTGGCCATGCTGCTGCTGTAGCTCAAGAAATGCCGAAGGAACCTGAAACAACGCCTGAAGGGCTTAAGATTTATCCCACTTCATTTCTCCCACAAAAGTCTCATATGGAGCCTTCTCGTATCCCGACAGCTAAGATGTCTGGATTTGAAATTGAAGTTTCTCACGTTATCATTTTCTTCATTCTGACTATTGGACTTTTCTACAGCATGTGGAAGAGACCTAACAAAAGATAATAAAAATGAAGGCAGCTTAGGCTGCCTTTTTTATTTACTCTTATCAGATAAAATTCTCTGAGCAATATCATTATTAAAAAAATTGTAACTATGCCTTGATCGCAACTAAAGTTATTTAAAAAAAGTAACGGAGCAAAGTTGTGAATTGGTTTCATCGAATTGGACTTAGAGAAAAAGTTCTATGCACAGTTGTATTCACTTGTATTATTTGTGGAGGAATTTCATTAGGTGTAGGGATTATTTTTAATGGTCTGGAGTTTAGAGATGGGCTGATAAAGAAATCCCAGACTATTCACTCGCGAATCAATGTAGCGAGCCACTACGTCGCCGGCCAGGGCGGTTTAGGGCCGATGATTGAGCGTTACACAAAAAAATACAAATCTCCTGCCGAGCTTACTGAAGAAGATAAAAACATCATTCTTCAACAAGTGCCTATCTATGCAGCGATGAAAATTGGTGAGAATGATTCTGAAAGTGAACATTATTCTTTTAGAGTCTTTTCTGATGAACCTAGAAATAAGGATCATCACGCAACAATTGAAGAAATGAAAATTTTTAATAAGTTTCAACAAGATCCTAAATTAGAGGAATACATTTTAGAAAACTTCAAAACAGTGGCCGTTTATCGGCCAGTGAGAATCAGAAAAAAATTTGGATGTATGACTTGTCATGGAGATCCTAAAACTAGTCCATGGGGAAATGGCGAAGATATTCTAGGGCACAAGATGGAAAACTGGCCAGAGGGGAAACTCCACGGGGTCTTTGCCGTTTCCAATGATATTTCTATCATTAAAGGATTAGATAAAGGTTTTTCTTCCACGTCTTATCTTGGAATGTATATTACCATGGGCGCTTTAGTGGCCATCTTTTTTGCTGTTTTAATAGTGAGAACCCCCTTGGCGATACTCAAGGAAGTCACTAAGAGTTTAGATCAATCAAAGACATGTGTAACAGATGCTTCCGTTCAAATAGGGGAAGCGTCAGCTGATTTATCACATGCTTCTTTACAGCAGTCGGCATCACTAAAAAATACAACTATTTCAATCAATAATATGCATGACCGAATTGCAAAAAATATTTTGAATGCGAAGGCCGCGGCGTCAGCGTCTGATAAGTCTCAAGTCGCAGCGGAAGCCGGTAAGAGTGTTATTCAAAAAATGATAACTTCGATGAAAGATATCAATTTAAGTAATAATGAAATTATAGAACAAATCAAAACTTCAAACTCCGATCTCACTGCTATTATCAGCATAATTAATGAAATTGAAACGAAAACTAAGGTCATTAATGAAATTGTTTTTCAAACCAAGCTTCTTTCATTTAATGCTTCTGTTGAAGCGGCCCGTAGTGGAGAGCATGGGAAAGGTTTTGCTGTTGTCGCAGAGGAAATCGGGAATCTTGCACAGATGAGTGGTAAAGCTTCTTTGGAAATTTCAGACTTGCTGGACGAGAGCACTGTTAAAGTAAAAAAAATTGTTGAAGAGACAAAATTTAAAGTAGAAGAGCTGGTAGATCGTGGAAATGAAAAAATTAATAGTGGCGTAAATACCGCTTATGAATGTGGAAGTGTACTGGAAGAGATTTTTCAAAATATCAATACAGTCTCTAGGATTGCTCAAGATATTCACTCTGCAGGAGTCGAGCAGGCATTGGGAATTAAAGAAATAACGAAAGCACTTGATGAACTTCAGACAGTGACAATAAAGAATCAGCAAACAGGAGAAGAGGCAGCGGATGCTGCCTCTAAACTATCTTCTGAATCGCGTGCTTTAAATATCATTGTCGGAGAGTTGAATGGAACGATTTACGGCAAGGAGATCAAGACTTAGCTGGCCATATCTTCTTTGTAATGGGCAGCATACTGCATATCTACACCCATGATGTGGCTGATAAGCCAGTTTCGTAAAAAAGAAATGAGTTTTTGATCATCAAGGGTGCCGTTTTCAATTTGTTCGCCATATTTTGCCACCTGATCTAGTAACTTTT
Coding sequences within it:
- a CDS encoding methyl-accepting chemotaxis protein encodes the protein MNWFHRIGLREKVLCTVVFTCIICGGISLGVGIIFNGLEFRDGLIKKSQTIHSRINVASHYVAGQGGLGPMIERYTKKYKSPAELTEEDKNIILQQVPIYAAMKIGENDSESEHYSFRVFSDEPRNKDHHATIEEMKIFNKFQQDPKLEEYILENFKTVAVYRPVRIRKKFGCMTCHGDPKTSPWGNGEDILGHKMENWPEGKLHGVFAVSNDISIIKGLDKGFSSTSYLGMYITMGALVAIFFAVLIVRTPLAILKEVTKSLDQSKTCVTDASVQIGEASADLSHASLQQSASLKNTTISINNMHDRIAKNILNAKAAASASDKSQVAAEAGKSVIQKMITSMKDINLSNNEIIEQIKTSNSDLTAIISIINEIETKTKVINEIVFQTKLLSFNASVEAARSGEHGKGFAVVAEEIGNLAQMSGKASLEISDLLDESTVKVKKIVEETKFKVEELVDRGNEKINSGVNTAYECGSVLEEIFQNINTVSRIAQDIHSAGVEQALGIKEITKALDELQTVTIKNQQTGEEAADAASKLSSESRALNIIVGELNGTIYGKEIKT
- a CDS encoding CoA-binding protein; this encodes MKVLVFGYSENPDRYSYMAAELLKDYKHETITINPRQEEELKKINTDYHTLTLYVNPTISDKYQDMLLKSKPKRVIFNPGTENPVLQKKFETMGAEVVIGCTLVMLRTNQFN
- a CDS encoding protein adenylyltransferase SelO, which codes for MGKKLADLHFTNRLYKSAPFLFAKVNPTALSNPKLLHVNTQMLHRLGLDESMIGNPSFLRFLNGDLDFEGLFFGASFYSGHQFGHYVPRLGDGRAITIAEIKNDYNEHFELQLKGSGLTPFSRMGDGKAVVRSSIREYLASAHMKALSIPTTEALAIITGADDVYREEVEKSSIVLRVAESFLRFGHFQYFAHTNQLEELKTLVEFAIENYFSAYKDHPNRYVLFFQDIVKRTAKLFAGWQSVGFCHGVLNTDNMSILGLTLDYGPYGFINHFDQDHVCNHSDHEGRYSLGNQPSIGMWNLQMLGIALESLIPEVDRKRTLETYPQIFLVEYRRLLLEKCGLYKQQAEDEDFLRTMLNMLVFTELDYTQFFRGLSRYEKDSKKIAGIETPENLINWLDSYDARLNLEETTQADRHAKMLLVNPKFILRNYLAQMAIDDLSLVPKMYEVMTNPFTEWSEVEEWAAPAPLKYRNLSVSCSS